The genomic window CGGTGGCGACGCTCGACGGGCCCGCGACCGTGGGCCGCCATTACGTGACCTGGAACGGCATGAACGGCAACACGCAGCTGCCCGATGGCCGCTACGAGTTCGAAATCACCGCCAAGGATACCGACAACAAGGATATCCTTCTGAAGGACGTGTTTGTGGTCGGCAAGGTGACCAGCATCGCCAACGTGGAAGATGGCGCGGTTGCGCTGTTCCTCGGCGATCTCAGCCTGCTCGACACCAAGGTCGCCGCGCTGCACGCCACGCTGCAGCCAAACAGCTAACCGAAGCATTCCAAGGTTTTTTGCCGCTTGCGTCCGCCGCCATGCCCGCTAAACTGCGGCTCATGGCCAGAAGCACAGGAAAAAAGGCGAAAAAACCCGCCCCCAACACGATGTGGGGCGGCCGCTTTACCGTTCCGCCCGCCGCGGCGATGACCGCGATCAATGCTTCGGTTTCCTTCGATAAACGCCTCGCGGCGCAGGATATCGCCGGCTCGAAGGCGCATGCCGCCATGCTGGCGAAGAAAAAAATCATCACCGTTTCCGACAATGCCAAGATCCAGCAGGGGCTTGATAAAATCGCGGCCGAGATCCGGGCCGGAGGGTTCGTATTTTCCGACGCGCTCGAAGACGTTCATATGAATATCGAGGCGCGTTTGGCCGAGCGTATCGGCGAGCCTGCGCGGCGGCTGCACACCGCGCGTTCGCGCAACGACCAGGTCGCGACCGCGTTCCGCCTTTGGGTGCGCGAAGCGCTCACGCATTTCGATGCCGCGCTGGAGGATCTGCAAAAGGCGCTGATTGTCCAGGCAGAGCGAAATGCCGCCACCGCCATGCCCGGCCTGACGCATTTGCAGCCCGCGCAGCCGATCACCTTCGGCCATCATTTGCTGGCTTATGTTGAAATGCTCGGCCGCGACCGCAGCCGGGCGCAAGCGGCGCGCGCGCGCGGCAACGAATGCCCGCTTGGCGCGGCGGCGCTGGCCGGCACGCCTTTCCCGATCGACCGGGCGATGACCGCGAAGGCGCTCGGGTTCGCGGCACCTTGCGCCAATTCGCTTGATGCCGTTTCGGACCGCGATTTCGCGCTCGATTACATCTATTGCGCCGCCGTGACGGCGATGCATCTTTCGCGGCTCGCGGAAGAAATGGTGATCTGGTCCTCCCCGCAGTTCGGTTTTGTGCAGCTGCCGGATGCCTGGACCACCGGCAGCTCGATCATGCCGCAAAAACGCAACCCGGATGCGGCCGAGCTGGTGCGCGGCAAGGCCGGGCGCGTGTTCGGCGCGCTCGGGGGCATGCTGGCGATGCTGAAGGGCCTGCCGCTCGCTTACAACAAGGATACGCAGGAAGACAAGGAAGGCCTGTTCGATACCGCCGCCACCATCATGCTGTGCCTGACCGCGATGACCGGGATGGCGAAGGGCATGAAGGCGGACAAGGCAAGGATGCTGGCCGCGACCGAGCGGGGTTTTTTGACCGCGACCGATCTTGCGGATTGGCTGGTGCGGAAGCTGAACATGCCGTTCCGCGATGCGCACCATGTCACGGGGCGCGCCGTGAAACTGGCGGAACAGAAAAACCGCAGGCTGGACCAGCTTAAGCTGGCCGATTTGCGCAAGATCGAGCCGCGCGTTACGGCGGATGTGTTCAAGGCGCTTTCGGTGCAAACAAGTTTGCGGGCCCGCACATCCTTCGGCGGCACCGCACCCGAAAATGTGAAAGCGGCGGCAAGGGATGCGCGGCGGAAATATCTTTCCGCCCGGAAGGGCCGGGCATGACCGGCAAATTCGTCTTGCCCTGCATTACGCTGCTTTTGGCCTGCGCGCTTTTGGCCGGTTGCGGCAAACGGCCCGAGGATGTGCTGGCGCCCGAAGGGGCGGAAGCCGGCTGGTACCCGCATACATACCCCGACCCTACGACCGACCCGGCGGGCGCAGATTTAAAGAAATAATATATATTACAATACCATACATAATTTCCCCCCATGGCTTCGCGCAAAGCGCTGGCCATAAAAAACCCCCATTCTCCCGTTAAAAACTTGTGAACTTTCGCCGCCTATAACTAAGGTATGGGCGGGGCTTCCGGCCGCGTCGCTGTGATTCCCCCAATTTCCTTTCAGGCACTTTCGGGCTGCGCATCCATGGCATCAGAACCCAGCAGCAAACAGACAGAAGCCGTTCCCGGCGCCGGGCTTTTGCGCCTCGTCCGGCCGCTGGTATGGCTGGAACGCGCCTGGCCGGTTTGGTGGAAGTGCGTGCTTTTGTGCGGCGCCTGGGCCGCCGCCGCGCTTGTGCAATTTCATCTATACCTGCCGCCGTGGCTGCATGCGCTTGCGCTTTTGCTTTTCACGCTTTTGTTTTTATCGACCGCGCGCCGCGCCGCCGCGCGCCACAAACCGCTGACGCAGACGCAAGTGCAAAGGCGGCTCGAGCAGGCAAATAACTTGCCGC from Alphaproteobacteria bacterium includes these protein-coding regions:
- the argH gene encoding argininosuccinate lyase, producing MARSTGKKAKKPAPNTMWGGRFTVPPAAAMTAINASVSFDKRLAAQDIAGSKAHAAMLAKKKIITVSDNAKIQQGLDKIAAEIRAGGFVFSDALEDVHMNIEARLAERIGEPARRLHTARSRNDQVATAFRLWVREALTHFDAALEDLQKALIVQAERNAATAMPGLTHLQPAQPITFGHHLLAYVEMLGRDRSRAQAARARGNECPLGAAALAGTPFPIDRAMTAKALGFAAPCANSLDAVSDRDFALDYIYCAAVTAMHLSRLAEEMVIWSSPQFGFVQLPDAWTTGSSIMPQKRNPDAAELVRGKAGRVFGALGGMLAMLKGLPLAYNKDTQEDKEGLFDTAATIMLCLTAMTGMAKGMKADKARMLAATERGFLTATDLADWLVRKLNMPFRDAHHVTGRAVKLAEQKNRRLDQLKLADLRKIEPRVTADVFKALSVQTSLRARTSFGGTAPENVKAAARDARRKYLSARKGRA